GTGGTTAGCTAATGCGGTAGAAGAAACAAATGGAAATGTAACAACTGTAGAGCTTTCTTCAGAACGGGTTGGAGAGGCAATTGTAAACTTTGAAAAGGCGAACCTTGTACAAAGAATTGATGTCCATAATCAAGAAGCAGGGGCGTTTTTAGATTCGCAATTAGATCATTCATTTGATTTTATTTTCCTAGATTCAGAACGTACACAATACATGTGGTGGTGGGAACATATAAAACGTATTTTAGAGCCAAAAGGTTTGCTTGTTATTGATAATGCAACTTCACATACAGAAGAATTAGCGGAGTTTATCAAGCTGATTGAAGAAGATGATACGTATGAAACGGCGTTATTAGCTTTTCAAAAGGGAGCATTCGTTGCTCGAAAAAATAAGTAGAAGTGAGCATGACATAATTATCACATTGAAAGATAACAAATGTCAAAAGATTGAGTGCTGTATGATTTGAAGGAGATTGACCAATTGAATTTCAAATTAGATTGAAGAGGTAATAAATAATGGGATTCGTAAAGAATCCGCCTTCAGCATGTTCCTCTCTAGGTCTTAAGTCTGAGGAAAATAATGAAGAGAACAGGTATACTTATACTATGAAACAGGGAATGACTGCATAAGCAGGTATTTCTTGAAAAATCGATTTCAAGCAAGCAAAATGTGTATGAAATACGATATGTTAGATGAAATATAGTGCATATAAATTCGCACATATAAATAAAGGAGCGATTTTGTTGACTGAACTCGAGAAAAAAGAACCTGTATCGATTGTGAAAGATAATAATGTAGAAGTAGTAGTGGATACAGTAATAAAAGATGCCGAACTTGAAGAATTAAATAAAGAAGCTGATCTGTATGTACAAAAGTTAAATAGCGAGCAAAATACAGATTTATCAAAAGTATTGTCGCAGCTTGGAGACTTAGGAGATAAAGAGCAACAAGCAGCAGGACAAACGTTATCAGCATTAAAACGTCCTGTAACAGCGATGATGAATGGAAAGAACGAAGAAATTCCAAATACATTGTTAGAATTACGCAAAGTGGTATCAGAGCTTGATCCGAATTCATTAAAAGCAAGTGGTATGAAAAAAATTATGTTTAAAGTATTCAAGAAAAATCCACTTGAAACATACGTGCATAAATATCAATCTATA
This genomic interval from Bacillus cereus contains the following:
- a CDS encoding O-methyltransferase; the protein is MKRMDTVDSLLLQLEQYGEEHDRNKKTREEKLRNISREMGQFLSILVKGCNAKNILEIGTSNGYSTLWLANAVEETNGNVTTVELSSERVGEAIVNFEKANLVQRIDVHNQEAGAFLDSQLDHSFDFIFLDSERTQYMWWWEHIKRILEPKGLLVIDNATSHTEELAEFIKLIEEDDTYETALLAFQKGAFVARKNK